One region of Ostrinia nubilalis chromosome 14, ilOstNubi1.1, whole genome shotgun sequence genomic DNA includes:
- the LOC135078001 gene encoding connectin-like yields MAFWKILTVMCMAAVFVESKWHKQKRETNSTICDPVSNNTNKIQCFCGRLNRQPLQIANADCYQTAKYVSRDDSSWDGFKILHNTSKLTLTNTRGVAISYIPTNALKYTKALIRLDVKYCNIDKIEAFAFANLSLVKEITLRDNQIKVVERNAFSHHPSLKSISLDQNNIAEINRDVFVDLPALEKLYLTGNKITTIHDKAFIHLENLRELELDKNSIFSLNSETFSGLKKLEKLELSSNSIEVIGDNTFLPLANLRFLNLGENKIQMLDEKAFNGLMKLQFLSLNGNKISAIENEKVFEPLISLTSMSLKDNPIRVIKPEAISGILPNFYNKGTQFILEGNQLPCDCHLDVFRPLINNTQNERLKLEIQNLQCHPSEEIKQKWDKFQEIEKTSGSVFEDEEPQDSGAYEYYDETELNGTIFYFDMRHLLNCSGEASQLEPANITSTNKPVQKSKTTTQSSTKAYTKATSSPVIVKLTSPKASHKSTVDNKGTLDLSTAESTTTESTSVTNEKTLDFVSQTSAHEPISIGTTEREKKEHSYTTSRLATVSAKPVDKERFDDRDMASDEAKPDRLKAHRSIQEEVKDSPKNINNAHRNLNCVHLLLSLSIIYFVVL; encoded by the exons TGCGGAAGACTGAACCGGCAACCACTCCAAATAGCGAACGCTGATTGTTACCAGACCGCAAAATATGTCAGCCGAGATGATTCCAGCTGGGatggttttaaaattttacataaCACTAGTAAGCTCACTCTCACAAACACTAGAGGAGTTGCCATAAGCTACATACCAACAAACGCCCTCAAATACACCAAAGCTCTGATCAGGCTAGACGTAAAATACTGTAATATAGACAAAATAGAAGCATTCGCTTTTGCTAATCTAAGCTTAGTCAAAGAGATCACTCTCAGAGATAACCAAATTAAAGTTGTAGAAAGAAATGCCTTTTCGCATCATCCAAGCCTAAAATCAATCAGTTTGGATCAAAATAACATAGCTGAGATAAACAGAGATGTATTCGTGGATCTACCTGCACTggaaaaattatatttaacggGAAACAAAATAACCACTATCCACGATAAAGCTTTCATTCATTTGGAAAATTTGAGAGAGTTGGAACTTGATAAGAATAGCATTTTTAGCTTGAACAGCGAGACGTTTTCGGGGCTCAAAAAACTGGAGAAACTAGAATTGAGTTCGAACAGTATTGAAGTAATCGGAGACAATACATTTTTGCCGTTGGCCAATCTACGGTTTTTGAATTTGggagaaaataaaattcaaatgcTCGATGAGAAAGCATTCAATGGACTTATGAAGTTACAATTCCTATCTCTTAACGGTAACAAGATTTCAGCTATCGAAAATGAGAAGGTTTTTGAACCACTTATAAGTCTGACATCAATGAGCCTAAAAGACAACCCAATCCGAGTTATAAAGCCAGAGGCTATAAGTGGAATTTTGCCTAACTTCTACAATAAGGGTACGCAGTTTATTTTGGAAG GTAACCAGTTGCCATGCGATTGCCACCTGGACGTGTTCCGTCCACTCATCAACAACACTCAAAACGAACGCTTGAAGTTGGAAATACAAAATCTCCAATGCCACCCATCTGAAGAAATCAAACAGAAATGGGACAAGTTCCAAGAGATCGAGAAGACCAGTGGATCAGTTTTCGAAGACGAGGAGCCTCAAGACAGCGGAGCATACGAGTACTACGATGAAACCGAACTCAATGGAACCATATTTTACTTTGACATGAGACATTTGCTCAACTGTTCTGGCGAAGCCAGCCAGCTAGAGCCAGCTAACATCACTTCAACTAACAAGCCAGTACAAAAGAGCAAAACCACTACGCAATCCTCTACTAAAGCGTATACCAAAGCAACATCTAGTCCTGTGATTGTTAAGTTGACTTCTCCTAAAGCCAGTCACAAAAGCACAGTGGACAATAAAGGAACGTTGGACCTGTCGACAGCCGAGAGTACAACAACAGAATCTACATCAGTTACAAATGAGAAAACACTCGATTTCGTCAGTCAAACATCCGCTCATGAGCCAATTTCAATAGGGACAACTGAAAGGGAGAAAAAGGAACATTCGTACACAACTAGTCGACTAGCCACTGTTTCAGCTAAGCCCGTAGATAAAGAAAGATTTGATGACCGCGATATGGCATCTGATGAAGCAAAGCCTGATAGATTGAAGGCCCACAGGAGTATCCAAGAAGAAGTTAAAGACTcaccaaaaaatattaacaatgcACATAGAAATTTAAACTGTGTTCATCTTCTACTATCtttatcaataatttattttgtagtaTTATAA